One window from the genome of Leucobacter aridicollis encodes:
- a CDS encoding ABC transporter permease, producing the protein MSIQSALQRKPRPISTALYRHPKGRLASLLTLPMTWLVGVYILSLAIMLVTAFWTTDPFTSRVKPGFTLDNFAQLATVPAYGMTALRTLGIALAVTLICAAFSVPLAVFMSQVAGPKLRAVLAVLVTLPLWAGYLVKVIGMRLVWTENGFFNWALEPLGISGPGLGVLTVTLTLVYLWFPYMAIPVYTAVAQIPPNLFDASSDLGARGFRTIRTVVAPLLMPSLIAGSIFTFSLSLGDYISAMYVGGSTQMIGSIIAQNINLNPPLAAAFSFVPIVLVIVYLGAVRRTGALNNL; encoded by the coding sequence GTGAGCATCCAGTCAGCTCTTCAACGCAAGCCGCGGCCCATCTCGACCGCGCTCTACCGCCATCCGAAGGGCAGACTCGCGTCGCTCCTCACACTCCCGATGACCTGGCTCGTTGGCGTCTACATCCTGTCGCTCGCAATCATGCTCGTGACGGCGTTCTGGACGACCGACCCGTTCACGTCACGCGTGAAGCCCGGATTCACGCTCGACAACTTCGCGCAGCTCGCGACGGTGCCGGCCTACGGCATGACGGCGCTTCGCACCCTCGGCATCGCTCTCGCGGTCACGCTCATCTGTGCCGCCTTCTCAGTGCCGCTCGCGGTCTTCATGTCGCAGGTCGCAGGTCCGAAGCTCCGCGCCGTGCTCGCCGTGCTCGTCACCCTCCCCCTCTGGGCCGGCTACCTCGTGAAGGTCATCGGCATGCGCCTCGTCTGGACCGAGAACGGCTTCTTCAACTGGGCGCTTGAGCCCCTTGGCATCTCGGGTCCCGGGCTCGGGGTACTGACGGTCACGCTCACCCTCGTCTACCTGTGGTTCCCGTACATGGCGATCCCCGTTTACACCGCCGTCGCGCAAATCCCGCCGAACCTCTTCGACGCCTCCTCAGACCTCGGCGCCCGCGGCTTCCGCACGATCCGCACAGTCGTCGCGCCGCTGCTCATGCCGTCGCTCATCGCCGGGTCCATCTTCACCTTCTCGCTGAGTCTCGGCGACTACATCTCGGCGATGTACGTCGGCGGGTCGACACAGATGATCGGGAGCATCATCGCGCAGAACATCAACCTCAATCCGCCGCTCGCCGCCGCGTTCTCGTTCGTGCCGATCGTGCTCGTCATCGTCTACCTCGGGGCCGTCCGCCGCACTGGCGCCCTCAACAACCTCTAA
- a CDS encoding ABC transporter permease, producing the protein MLRLNRGTKVALGAITVVVLGFLYIPMFVIIMNSFNSGRVSGWPIPGFSLEWWGKALTNPAMHAAFVNSVIVASVATAFALVLGTLAAFALQRFKFFGQNTVNLLIVLPITLPGIVTGVALSNTFHQVLKPMGIHVGYWGMIIAHATFCVVMVFNNVIARLRRMNPNLEEASADLGAGIGQTFRLITFPQFRPAFIAGGLLAFALSFDEIVVTIFTAPPGTETLPLWIMNQMGRPNEVNQVNVVATLMILLSLIPVYFSQRAQRQDK; encoded by the coding sequence ATGCTTCGACTGAACCGCGGAACCAAGGTCGCGCTTGGCGCCATCACCGTCGTCGTCCTCGGGTTTCTCTACATCCCGATGTTCGTGATCATCATGAACTCGTTCAACTCGGGCAGGGTCTCCGGCTGGCCAATTCCCGGTTTCTCGCTCGAGTGGTGGGGCAAGGCGCTCACGAACCCGGCCATGCACGCCGCGTTTGTGAACTCAGTGATAGTCGCATCCGTCGCGACAGCGTTCGCGCTCGTCCTCGGCACGCTCGCCGCGTTCGCCCTCCAACGCTTCAAGTTCTTCGGCCAGAACACGGTGAACCTGCTCATCGTGCTGCCGATCACGCTGCCCGGCATCGTCACCGGTGTCGCGCTCTCGAACACCTTCCACCAGGTGCTGAAGCCGATGGGGATCCATGTCGGGTACTGGGGCATGATCATCGCGCACGCAACCTTCTGCGTGGTCATGGTCTTCAACAACGTCATCGCACGCCTGCGTCGCATGAACCCGAACCTCGAGGAGGCGTCGGCAGACCTCGGGGCAGGCATCGGCCAGACGTTCCGCCTCATCACGTTCCCGCAGTTTCGGCCAGCGTTTATCGCGGGCGGCCTGCTCGCGTTCGCGCTGTCGTTTGATGAGATCGTCGTCACCATCTTCACCGCGCCTCCCGGCACGGAAACCCTGCCGCTGTGGATCATGAACCAGATGGGCAGACCGAACGAGGTCAACCAGGTGAACGTCGTTGCGACGCTCATGATCCTGCTGTCGCTCATTCCCGTGTATTTCTCGCAGCGAGCGCAGCGCCAGGACAAGTAA
- a CDS encoding DHA2 family efflux MFS transporter permease subunit: MSRTTPAATAQEEQPEILTGRAKNLALAGLFLANFVSMLAMNVVGTSMPIIIADIGGTQAAFTWVVTATMLASAIATPIWGKLADLTSKKMLLQVALIIFILASALAGFAQDPTWLITFRVFQGIGVGGLGALAQIVLAEIVSPRERGKYMGILGAIMAVATVGGPLLGGLLTDTIGWRWNFYVAAPIAIVAIIMLQRTLHLPTAKRKIKIDYWGAALISLGFSSLLIWVTLAGSNFEWLSWQSALMVGGGIAALVIAVFVELKVDEPLIPMTLFKNRTFTMASIASIAVGLAMMGTAVFLGQYMQLARGRSVIESSLLTLPMMAGVLISSTIVGQIITRTGKWKRYMVAGAIALLAGMLLMGQLRYDTNYWYVGISMAIMGAGVGMTMQNLVLVTQNTVSPLEMGVASSSVTFFRTVGGTAGISVMGAVLAHQVTDYVTEGLAKLAPKDLAGAEALAGGKLPKIAELTAPIRDVVESAYGHAIGNIFLAASPVAIVALIAIIMLPNLPLNNKSNAERIAELQEAEAALEAEGSSDATGGSAGTRTVDRVLIDTTGPIMVPHHRPGTDRTAER; the protein is encoded by the coding sequence ATGAGCCGCACCACCCCCGCTGCCACAGCACAAGAAGAGCAACCCGAGATCCTGACGGGCCGCGCGAAGAACCTCGCCCTCGCGGGCCTGTTCCTCGCGAACTTCGTCTCGATGCTCGCCATGAACGTCGTTGGCACCTCGATGCCGATCATCATCGCCGACATCGGCGGCACCCAGGCCGCCTTCACCTGGGTCGTCACCGCGACGATGCTCGCGAGCGCCATCGCCACCCCGATCTGGGGCAAGCTCGCCGACCTCACGAGCAAGAAAATGCTCCTGCAGGTCGCACTCATCATCTTTATCCTCGCGTCGGCACTCGCCGGGTTCGCACAGGATCCCACCTGGCTCATCACCTTCCGCGTCTTCCAGGGCATCGGCGTCGGCGGCCTCGGCGCGCTCGCGCAGATCGTTCTCGCCGAGATCGTGAGCCCCCGCGAACGTGGCAAGTACATGGGCATCCTCGGCGCGATCATGGCTGTCGCGACAGTCGGCGGACCGCTCCTTGGCGGCCTGCTCACCGACACCATCGGCTGGCGCTGGAACTTCTACGTCGCTGCGCCAATCGCGATCGTCGCGATCATCATGCTGCAGCGCACGCTGCACCTCCCAACCGCGAAGCGCAAGATCAAAATCGACTACTGGGGCGCAGCCCTCATCTCGCTCGGCTTCTCGAGCCTGCTCATCTGGGTCACGCTCGCCGGCTCGAACTTCGAGTGGCTCTCGTGGCAGTCAGCCCTGATGGTCGGTGGCGGTATCGCCGCGCTCGTCATCGCCGTGTTTGTCGAGCTTAAGGTCGACGAGCCTTTGATCCCGATGACGCTGTTCAAGAACCGCACGTTCACGATGGCCTCGATCGCCTCAATCGCTGTCGGCCTCGCCATGATGGGTACCGCCGTCTTCCTGGGCCAGTACATGCAGCTCGCCCGCGGCCGATCCGTCATCGAGTCGAGCCTGCTCACCCTTCCGATGATGGCGGGCGTGCTCATCTCGTCGACGATCGTCGGACAGATCATCACCCGTACCGGCAAGTGGAAGCGCTACATGGTCGCGGGAGCCATCGCGCTTCTCGCCGGCATGCTCCTGATGGGGCAGCTGCGCTACGACACGAACTACTGGTACGTCGGCATCTCGATGGCAATCATGGGCGCCGGCGTCGGCATGACAATGCAGAACCTCGTGCTTGTCACCCAGAACACTGTCTCGCCACTTGAAATGGGCGTCGCGAGTTCGTCGGTGACATTCTTCCGCACCGTCGGCGGCACCGCAGGTATCTCGGTCATGGGCGCGGTGCTCGCGCACCAGGTGACCGACTACGTCACCGAGGGACTTGCGAAGCTCGCGCCGAAGGATCTCGCCGGAGCCGAAGCGCTCGCAGGCGGCAAACTGCCAAAGATCGCTGAGCTCACCGCTCCGATCCGCGACGTCGTCGAGTCGGCCTACGGACACGCGATCGGCAACATCTTCCTCGCGGCGTCGCCAGTCGCGATCGTCGCCCTGATTGCGATCATCATGCTGCCGAACCTTCCGCTCAACAACAAGAGCAACGCTGAGCGGATCGCTGAACTGCAAGAAGCAGAGGCGGCGCTCGAAGCAGAGGGATCGTCGGACGCTACCGGTGGGTCCGCGGGCACGAGGACCGTCGATAGAGTTCTTATCGACACCACCGGACCGATCATGGTTCCGCACCACCGCCCAGGCACGGACCGCACGGCCGAACGATAG
- a CDS encoding MarR family winged helix-turn-helix transcriptional regulator, with amino-acid sequence MSSISPEEETVAGIITEFTEAFAFSRTRWTRYANEVSAELSGVSMLVLQIVFRRGPITATGVSHWLDMDKSLVSRHVAKLRDLDLVIATESPEDRRVQLLTVSDHATELLSGVRERWTNAYRERLVDWSQEELEALRAGLHRFNASADKLPADGPDARCSKHSGEGDSAA; translated from the coding sequence ATGTCTTCCATATCCCCCGAAGAGGAGACTGTCGCAGGAATCATCACCGAGTTCACCGAGGCGTTCGCGTTCTCGCGAACCCGGTGGACTCGGTACGCCAACGAGGTGAGCGCAGAGCTCAGCGGCGTGAGCATGCTCGTGCTACAGATCGTGTTTCGGCGCGGGCCGATCACGGCGACGGGGGTGAGCCACTGGCTCGACATGGATAAGTCGCTCGTGAGCAGGCACGTTGCGAAGCTGCGCGATCTCGACCTCGTCATCGCGACGGAGTCGCCGGAGGACCGCCGCGTGCAGCTGCTCACCGTCAGCGATCACGCGACCGAGCTCCTCAGCGGGGTGCGGGAGCGGTGGACAAACGCATACCGCGAGCGCCTCGTCGACTGGAGCCAGGAAGAACTCGAGGCGCTTCGCGCTGGCCTTCACAGGTTCAACGCGTCTGCCGACAAGCTGCCAGCGGACGGGCCCGACGCGCGCTGCTCCAAGCACTCAGGGGAGGGAGACTCGGCGGCCTAG
- the phnE gene encoding phosphonate ABC transporter, permease protein PhnE, with protein sequence MTHSTAPTRLEVPRDPKTVYRAGSWSVIVVVLIVLHVFAFQATEFRPEALVTGAKGMANFISEAFPPDLSPEVLQKGIGGALTTLWVGLLGTTVSVPFALLLAVFAARTTTPNQAVYQVARSILSFFRAVPDIVFALIFVTAVGLGPFAGVLALICHNTGVMGKLWAEAMEDVDQGPEQALRTAGASRWQVVANATIPNVLPQLTGLLLYRFDVNVRSSLVLGLVGAGGIGLLINKAIKTFQFDEMLTYLIIILIVIIAVDLASAWIRKRLQ encoded by the coding sequence GTGACCCACAGCACAGCCCCCACCCGCCTCGAGGTGCCGCGCGATCCGAAGACTGTCTACCGCGCGGGCTCGTGGTCGGTGATCGTTGTCGTGCTCATCGTCCTGCACGTGTTTGCGTTCCAGGCCACCGAGTTTCGACCTGAGGCGCTCGTCACCGGCGCGAAGGGCATGGCGAACTTCATCTCGGAGGCGTTCCCTCCAGACCTGAGCCCTGAGGTGTTGCAGAAGGGTATCGGCGGCGCGCTCACGACGCTCTGGGTCGGCCTGCTTGGCACGACGGTGTCTGTGCCGTTCGCGCTTCTCCTCGCCGTGTTCGCGGCGCGCACGACAACGCCGAATCAGGCCGTGTACCAGGTCGCGCGCAGCATCCTCTCGTTCTTCCGCGCGGTGCCCGACATCGTGTTCGCGCTGATCTTTGTGACAGCGGTCGGGCTCGGGCCGTTCGCTGGCGTGCTCGCCCTCATCTGCCACAACACGGGCGTGATGGGCAAGCTCTGGGCGGAGGCGATGGAGGACGTGGATCAGGGCCCCGAGCAGGCGCTGCGCACCGCGGGTGCCTCGCGCTGGCAGGTTGTCGCGAACGCGACCATCCCAAACGTGCTCCCGCAGCTCACCGGCCTGCTGCTCTATCGCTTCGACGTGAATGTGCGCTCGTCGCTCGTGCTTGGCCTCGTGGGGGCTGGCGGCATCGGGCTGCTCATCAACAAGGCGATTAAGACGTTCCAGTTCGATGAGATGCTGACCTACCTCATCATCATTCTCATCGTGATCATTGCGGTCGATCTCGCGTCTGCCTGGATCCGCAAGCGCCTCCAGTAG
- a CDS encoding phosphonate ABC transporter ATP-binding protein: MTITVHSPGTPAAHASEPEVLLDVQAISKSFGGRVVLSDMSMRVHAGEVVAFLGANGSGKSTTLRAVNGIIEADSGDIEIAGVRLNEASAARRAEARRSAATVFQKIHLVPRRTALQNVCAGGFSRLPAWRSIPPLYGAELKEEAMACLERVGVADRAHDRADSLSGGQQQRVAIARALCQRPRMILADEPVSALDPRAADDVMRLLRQLAVEEGLGVAAVLHQPHLARAYADRVIGLRDGHLVFDCPVSDLDDAELAALYL, from the coding sequence ATGACAATCACCGTGCACAGCCCGGGCACTCCCGCTGCCCACGCCTCCGAGCCGGAGGTGCTGCTCGACGTCCAGGCGATCTCGAAGAGCTTCGGCGGCCGCGTCGTGCTCAGCGACATGAGCATGCGCGTCCACGCAGGCGAGGTCGTCGCGTTTCTCGGTGCGAACGGCTCCGGGAAGTCGACGACGCTGCGCGCGGTGAACGGCATCATTGAGGCGGACTCCGGCGACATCGAGATCGCTGGCGTCCGCCTCAACGAGGCGAGCGCAGCCAGGCGGGCCGAGGCCCGCCGCTCGGCTGCGACAGTCTTCCAGAAGATCCATCTCGTCCCCCGCCGCACGGCGCTCCAGAACGTGTGCGCTGGTGGCTTCTCAAGGCTCCCGGCCTGGCGCTCGATTCCGCCCCTTTATGGTGCGGAGCTGAAGGAGGAGGCGATGGCATGCCTCGAGCGCGTCGGCGTCGCCGATCGCGCTCACGACCGGGCCGACAGCCTCTCTGGCGGGCAGCAGCAGCGCGTCGCGATCGCGCGCGCACTCTGCCAGCGCCCCCGCATGATCCTCGCCGACGAGCCCGTGTCGGCGCTCGACCCGCGCGCGGCAGACGACGTCATGCGGTTGCTCAGGCAGCTCGCCGTCGAGGAGGGGCTCGGCGTCGCCGCCGTGCTGCACCAGCCCCACCTCGCCCGCGCCTACGCCGACCGCGTTATCGGACTCCGTGACGGCCACCTCGTATTCGACTGCCCGGTCTCAGATCTCGACGACGCCGAGCTCGCAGCCCTCTACCTCTAG
- a CDS encoding phosphate/phosphite/phosphonate ABC transporter substrate-binding protein translates to MKKNTILAASAVALIGLGLTGCSASADDSGANADTASVTCPDGKIRFGILPYEDPERLEPAYQTLAAALSEKLDCEVEVSITEDYAAEVLAMENDQLEIAQFGPLGFVFANQRADATAMVSFGDADGKPTTYTGGIWVPKDSPIQTIEDLKGKTLALGSPGSTSGDALPMSALKDAGIDEDVTADYAGGHPEALLALVNGTVDAAQINSQTLATATAEGTFDESKFRQVWKSEEIPNDPITVRGNMPQEFKDAVSEALLSLDAADVEKVSGFLGVDPAGPLIPVTNETYKPLFDLAETMGLTEKDV, encoded by the coding sequence GTGAAGAAGAACACAATCCTCGCCGCTTCGGCGGTCGCGCTCATCGGGCTCGGGCTCACGGGCTGCTCGGCATCCGCCGACGACAGTGGCGCGAACGCCGACACGGCGAGCGTGACCTGCCCCGACGGCAAGATCCGCTTCGGCATCCTTCCCTACGAGGATCCCGAGCGCCTTGAGCCGGCCTACCAGACCCTCGCAGCGGCGCTCTCAGAGAAGCTCGACTGCGAGGTCGAGGTCTCGATCACCGAGGACTACGCGGCAGAGGTACTCGCGATGGAAAACGACCAGCTCGAGATCGCCCAGTTCGGCCCGCTCGGCTTCGTGTTCGCGAATCAGCGCGCAGACGCGACTGCGATGGTCTCGTTCGGCGACGCTGACGGCAAGCCAACAACCTACACGGGCGGCATCTGGGTGCCGAAGGACTCGCCGATCCAGACGATCGAGGACCTGAAGGGGAAGACCCTCGCCCTCGGTAGTCCCGGATCGACATCGGGCGACGCACTGCCGATGTCGGCGCTGAAGGACGCTGGCATCGACGAGGACGTGACCGCTGACTACGCAGGCGGCCACCCCGAGGCGCTGCTTGCGCTCGTCAACGGCACCGTCGACGCGGCGCAGATCAACTCCCAGACGCTCGCGACAGCGACCGCTGAGGGAACGTTCGATGAGTCGAAGTTCCGCCAGGTGTGGAAGTCCGAGGAGATCCCGAACGACCCGATCACCGTGCGCGGCAACATGCCGCAGGAGTTCAAGGACGCTGTCTCGGAGGCGCTGCTCAGCCTCGACGCGGCTGACGTCGAGAAGGTCTCCGGCTTCCTCGGTGTCGATCCCGCTGGGCCGCTGATCCCGGTCACGAACGAGACCTACAAGCCGCTGTTCGACCTCGCCGAGACCATGGGCCTCACCGAAAAGGACGTGTAA
- a CDS encoding TIGR03364 family FAD-dependent oxidoreductase: MTSHIAIVGAGIVGLSHAVAALDAGYRVTVIEQDSAAVLASIRNFGHVCTSVQAGEVGELAREANPIWRALAERVGIEARVSGTLVIARSEAEEAVLVELAGRKDADERGLLTAGQAAEQLRLAAPGEIRSGLLLAGDLTANPRTVVADLARWIADHERGEVRFGTTLHGVREGQHLTLETSRGDIAADRVIVAAGHLVGRLFPDLAGDVSECVLQMARVRAPHDMGLGPAVLSGTSMLRYGAFAGPAQDALRAETERLRPELLEIGANVMFTQQADGTLLVGDSHDYFDAAPPFLNERWSDLLLADAAELLGAPRLEVLERWQGIYASSSERELLREEPIPGVSVVSVTTGIGMTVGPALGARTIATF; encoded by the coding sequence ATGACTTCGCACATCGCAATCGTCGGCGCCGGGATCGTGGGCCTCTCCCACGCGGTTGCCGCCCTCGACGCCGGCTACCGCGTCACCGTTATCGAGCAGGACTCGGCGGCGGTGCTCGCAAGCATCCGCAACTTCGGGCACGTCTGCACGTCGGTGCAGGCTGGCGAGGTTGGCGAGCTCGCCCGCGAGGCGAACCCGATCTGGCGCGCGCTCGCCGAGCGGGTGGGCATCGAGGCGCGGGTGTCGGGCACGCTCGTCATTGCCCGCTCGGAAGCTGAGGAAGCCGTGCTCGTTGAGCTCGCCGGCCGGAAAGACGCCGATGAGCGCGGGCTGCTCACCGCTGGGCAGGCCGCGGAGCAGCTTCGCCTCGCGGCCCCGGGCGAGATCCGCTCCGGGCTGTTGCTGGCGGGCGATCTCACTGCGAACCCGCGCACGGTCGTCGCCGATCTCGCGCGCTGGATCGCCGATCACGAGCGGGGCGAGGTCCGGTTCGGCACGACGTTGCACGGGGTCCGCGAGGGCCAACACCTCACGCTCGAGACGAGCCGCGGGGACATTGCTGCGGATCGCGTCATCGTCGCAGCGGGCCACCTCGTTGGCAGGTTGTTCCCGGATCTCGCAGGTGATGTCAGTGAGTGCGTGCTACAAATGGCCCGCGTGCGCGCGCCGCACGACATGGGCCTCGGCCCGGCAGTGCTCAGCGGGACATCGATGCTGCGATACGGCGCATTCGCCGGACCCGCGCAGGACGCGCTGCGGGCCGAGACCGAGCGGCTCCGCCCCGAGCTGCTTGAGATTGGCGCGAACGTGATGTTCACGCAGCAGGCCGACGGCACACTCCTCGTTGGCGACTCGCACGACTACTTCGATGCCGCGCCCCCGTTTCTGAATGAGCGTTGGTCCGACTTGCTGCTCGCAGATGCGGCGGAGCTGCTTGGAGCTCCCCGGCTCGAGGTGCTCGAGCGCTGGCAGGGAATCTACGCCTCCAGCTCGGAACGCGAGCTGCTGCGCGAGGAGCCGATCCCTGGCGTCTCGGTCGTAAGCGTCACGACCGGGATCGGGATGACCGTCGGCCCCGCCCTCGGAGCCCGCACGATCGCCACATTCTGA
- a CDS encoding GntR family transcriptional regulator gives MTENQPLHIQLYEEMARRIRSGQWQTGQRVPSEKSLVAEFGTSRGPVRQALAALRAEGAITGGRGAPPRVQRGVPSQSFGTFLSFTEWARLSGFTPGQHVVEAVKRPATETVARELGVKPEDTVIEIVRLRTLDGEPALFERTSFAYEIGCHMLTADFDGGSIYQELARIGVVPARARHVIDAVAAHPLDAEWLRVSPGYPLLRARRTSTTVDGTVIEYADDRHLPSMTTFAIENTAAHRTQLVREPANSSTLIKDHA, from the coding sequence ATGACCGAGAATCAGCCGCTGCATATCCAGCTCTATGAAGAGATGGCAAGGCGTATTCGCTCCGGCCAGTGGCAGACCGGGCAACGCGTGCCAAGTGAGAAATCACTCGTCGCCGAGTTCGGCACTTCTCGCGGTCCCGTGCGTCAGGCACTGGCGGCGCTGCGTGCCGAAGGCGCGATCACCGGGGGTCGAGGAGCACCGCCGAGGGTCCAGCGCGGAGTGCCGTCGCAGTCATTCGGCACGTTCTTGTCATTCACTGAGTGGGCGAGGCTCTCGGGCTTTACACCAGGCCAGCACGTCGTCGAGGCCGTCAAGCGGCCCGCGACCGAGACCGTCGCACGCGAGCTCGGCGTGAAGCCAGAGGACACGGTGATTGAGATCGTGCGGCTACGCACACTCGACGGCGAGCCGGCACTCTTCGAGCGCACGTCGTTCGCGTATGAGATCGGCTGCCACATGCTCACCGCAGACTTCGACGGCGGGAGCATCTACCAGGAGCTCGCCCGCATCGGCGTAGTCCCTGCCCGAGCGCGCCACGTCATCGACGCCGTTGCAGCGCACCCGCTCGACGCCGAGTGGCTCCGCGTTTCCCCAGGCTACCCACTGCTGCGCGCACGCCGCACGTCAACGACTGTGGACGGCACCGTCATCGAGTACGCAGACGACAGACACCTCCCCTCCATGACAACGTTCGCCATCGAAAACACGGCGGCGCACCGAACCCAGCTCGTCCGCGAACCCGCGAACAGCTCAACCCTTATAAAGGACCACGCATGA
- a CDS encoding phosphonatase-like hydrolase, with protein sequence MISLAAFDMAGTTINDGGAVYRALEDSVTEAGVAVSPENLQTWMGVEKREAITALIELGGGVADEDLVGATFARFRALLDEYYTAEPPTPVDGVPEAIAALQSAGIKVALTTGFSREVAEGILAGLGWTVGPADATETGASAPAGSVRVDALSCGDDVAAGRPAPFMIHRVMEATGVTDVANVLVAGDTAVDVRSGLNSGAAISIGVLSGKLDRASLEAERPTAVLDSVAAIPEYLGV encoded by the coding sequence ATGATCTCCCTCGCAGCATTCGACATGGCAGGCACCACAATCAACGACGGCGGCGCCGTCTACCGTGCGCTCGAAGACTCAGTCACCGAGGCTGGTGTCGCTGTCTCCCCCGAAAATCTGCAAACCTGGATGGGGGTGGAGAAGCGGGAGGCAATCACCGCGCTCATTGAGCTCGGTGGCGGGGTCGCCGACGAGGATCTTGTGGGAGCGACATTCGCCCGCTTCCGCGCGCTGCTCGACGAGTACTACACGGCGGAGCCGCCAACCCCAGTCGACGGCGTCCCCGAAGCGATCGCCGCGCTCCAATCAGCGGGAATCAAGGTTGCTCTCACCACTGGATTCTCGCGTGAGGTCGCAGAGGGCATCCTCGCCGGGCTCGGGTGGACTGTCGGCCCAGCGGACGCCACCGAAACTGGGGCAAGTGCTCCCGCGGGCTCCGTTCGCGTCGACGCACTGTCATGCGGCGACGACGTGGCTGCCGGGCGGCCCGCGCCGTTCATGATTCACCGAGTCATGGAGGCAACAGGGGTGACCGACGTCGCGAACGTGCTCGTCGCTGGAGACACCGCGGTCGACGTACGCTCGGGCCTGAACTCGGGAGCGGCGATCTCAATCGGCGTGCTCAGCGGCAAGCTCGACCGGGCAAGCCTCGAGGCCGAACGCCCGACAGCGGTGCTCGACTCGGTGGCGGCGATCCCCGAATACCTCGGCGTGTAG